In the Terriglobia bacterium genome, GCCCGACGCCGCCATCGCCGCTAAATCCGCCGTGCGTTCCATCCTGCTGGTGAGCCATAAGCCCATCGAGCAGGTGAACACCATCGCTGCCGACACCTCCTCGCGCAGCTCGGTCGCACTCGCCCGAATTCTCTGCCAGAAACCCTGGGGACGCGAGCGCCAGTTCCGCAATTTCCCGCCCAACCTCGACTCCATGCTGGCGGGCTGCGATGCCGCACTGCTGATCGGCGATCCCGCACTGCGCATCGAGCGCTCGAAGTATTTCGTTTACGACCTCGCCGAGGAATGGCGGCGCTTCACCGGCAAGCCGTTCGTGTTCGCCTTCTGGGCGGTGCGGCTGCAGGCCTTGAGCGAAATCCGCCGCTCGCTCGACGTCGCCGCCGTCTTCCGCAATTCCCGCGATCACGGCATCCAGGCGGCCAACATCGCGCAGATCGCGCGCCGCTGGAGCGCGCGCGTCGGCCTGAGCGAGCCGGAGGTGACGGCCTACCTCACCGACAACATCCACTTCTTTCTCGACGCCGAAAACCTCGAGGGTCTGGAGCTCTTCTTCCGCTACTCGGCCGAGTGCGGCGTCATCGAGGAGGCGCCGTCGCTGCGTTTCCTGGGCATGGCCGCACCCCAGTTCGTCGGCTGAACAACGCGAATGATTCTATGCGACCAGCAGTGACACGTCGGTGCGCAGTCTCCCAATTCCTGCTCTTGATGCTCGTAAGCACCCAAGTGTGGGCCGAAGGTGTGCGCTACAACCTGGTCGCACGGCAGATCATTGAAGACCGAATCAAGCAGTTTGGCGGTGGCGACAAGCAGCGCGAATCGGCGCTCAAATTACTGTTCACCGATGCAGGTTGCGCCGAGCATCTGTCGGAGCAGCCGGTCAAAGGTTCAAAGCTGCCGAATGTCATCTGCGTACTTCCAGGGACTTCCGACCAGACGATCATCGTAGGTGCGCATTTCGACCATGTCGCTGACGGTGACGGTGTCGTGGACAACTGGAGCGGCGCGGCGCTGCTGCCGTCGTTGTACGAGGCGGTCAAAAGTGAGCCGCGGAAGCACACGTATATTTTCATTGGGTTCACCGATGAGGAGAAAGGCGAGATTGGATCGCGGTTTTACGCCAAGCAAATGACTAACCAGCAGGTGGCAGCAACGGACGCGATGGTCAATCTCGATACGCTCGGCCTTGGCCCCACGAAGGTATGGTCCAGCCACTCCGACAAAGCTTTGACCAGTGCCCTGGCATACATGGCACAGAAATTGAACGTGCCGGTCCAGGGGGTCAACGTTGAGCAGGTAGGCTCCGCGGATTCAGAGCAATTCGCGGCTCGCAAGATACCCACCATCACAATCCACTCTCTGACGCAGGAGACTTGGAATGCCCGCATTCTGCATGGGCCGAAGGATAAGCTGTCCGCCATGCGTTTTGACGACTACTATCAGACCTATCAGCTTCTTTCGGCGTATATCGCCTTACTCGATCAGGTACCACGGTCCCGCCCAGAGTCACCGAAGTCCCGTTAAACGCAACCGGCAGACCGATAGACCAAGGGACCGGCCCACCGCTACAATGTCACCGTCGCCTGTGACCGCATGCTGACCCAAGCCCAAGCCCTCGACTGGTTCCGCTCCGACGACCTCATCGGCCTGGGCATCGAAGCCGACGTGCAGCGGCGCAAGCTTCATCCCGACGGCATCGTCAGCTACATCATTGACCGCAATATCAACTACACCAATTTCTGCACCGAGTACTGCACCTTCTGCGCCTTCTACCGACCGTTGAAGGGCAAGTTGGCCGCCGAAGGCTACATCCTCGACTACGACACCATCTACCAGAAAATTGCCGAGACGGTGGAACTGGGCGGCACCGGCGTGCTCATGCAGGGCGGCCTGCATCCCGACTTGAAAATTGACTGGCACGAGAAGATGCTGCGCGGCATCAAGCAGCGTTTCCCGCGTGTCCACCTGCACTGCTATTCGGCATCGGAAATCATCGCCATCGCCGAGTACAGCGGGCTCACCATTCGCGACACCATCA is a window encoding:
- a CDS encoding menaquinone biosynthesis protein; amino-acid sequence: MRPLKVSAISFLNTAPLMWDFNHGATPEQHSDNNLPPELRSDFTIEYTVPSHCAEALQRGDADIGIIPAITYATIPGLVILPDAAIAAKSAVRSILLVSHKPIEQVNTIAADTSSRSSVALARILCQKPWGRERQFRNFPPNLDSMLAGCDAALLIGDPALRIERSKYFVYDLAEEWRRFTGKPFVFAFWAVRLQALSEIRRSLDVAAVFRNSRDHGIQAANIAQIARRWSARVGLSEPEVTAYLTDNIHFFLDAENLEGLELFFRYSAECGVIEEAPSLRFLGMAAPQFVG
- a CDS encoding Zn-dependent exopeptidase M28 encodes the protein MMLVSTQVWAEGVRYNLVARQIIEDRIKQFGGGDKQRESALKLLFTDAGCAEHLSEQPVKGSKLPNVICVLPGTSDQTIIVGAHFDHVADGDGVVDNWSGAALLPSLYEAVKSEPRKHTYIFIGFTDEEKGEIGSRFYAKQMTNQQVAATDAMVNLDTLGLGPTKVWSSHSDKALTSALAYMAQKLNVPVQGVNVEQVGSADSEQFAARKIPTITIHSLTQETWNARILHGPKDKLSAMRFDDYYQTYQLLSAYIALLDQVPRSRPESPKSR